A section of the Trachemys scripta elegans isolate TJP31775 chromosome 10, CAS_Tse_1.0, whole genome shotgun sequence genome encodes:
- the LOC117883820 gene encoding interleukin-9 receptor-like: MGKDIWGVCLQLCFIAIVFSRRGEGRAEFPGNLSCLNNYLYRVDCTWETDGRVGDGPFHVHFTNSDENYTCTLTARDKLHSQHHCTMNMMERFTQHDSYSILLQGGFFGRNRTYVAFQDYEPCLNIKCDPPFNLQSNISASKCQLWWSVPGPLEPILQYELEYKEHNTSWEQAHHKQLFNAVTKVEIEAMEFEAGITYTLRVRCKTSQVEDGYKSQWSEWSQTTEFQRAAPPVFLQVPKKFFHGSMIQILFIPLCLGVILYIILNFKLSSRAKNIFCLNVPTPAAFFQPLYTLHNGNFKDWIGPNETCGQLRRDEANNPSKVTGDGVPGLGAHDIISQLSFKSLAKTEMIPQEDLCGPASRPDQQYLRSRYVSAEEVEARLPSLFLQNHTGDAGALDFSETSKTNLGSPDVSGNDPPYLQDGQGDSFMPQESLELESLSFCSNDYCTLCGSDSTGGPIPAELLQLTEKEGQVKH, encoded by the exons ATGGGAAAGGACATCTGGGGAGTGTGCCTCCAACTCTGCTTTATTGCCATTGTGTTCTCcagaagaggggaaggaagag CAGAATTTCCTGGCAACCTGAGCTGCTTGAATAACTACCTCTACCGAGTAGACTGTACGTGGGAGACAGATGGGAGAGTGGGGGATGGACCCTTTCACGTGCATTTCACAAA CTCGGATGAGAATTACACCTGCACACTGACTGCCAGAGACAAGCTGCACAGCCAGCATCACTGCACAATGAACATGATGGAGAGGTTCACGCAGCACGACAGTTACAGCATCTTGCTACAAGGTGGTTTCTTTGGGAGGAATCGCACATACGTTGCTTTCCAGGACTATGAACCCTGTCTGAACA TTAAGTGTGATCCCCCCTTCAACCTGCAGAGCAACATCAGTGCCAGTAAGTGCCAGCTCTGGTGGAGTGTGCCAGGGCCTCTAGAGCCCATTCTTCAGTATGAATTGGAGTATAAGGAACACAACACATCCTGGGAG CAGGCACATCACAAACAGCTGTTCAATGCAGTGACAAAGGTAGAAATCGAGGCCATGGAGTTTGAAGCAGGCATCACTTATACTTTGAGAGTTCGCTGCAAAACTTCCCAAGTAGAGGATGGTTATAAAAGTCAGTGGAGTGAGTGGAGCCAGACAACTGAATTTCAAAGAGCAGCCCCCCCAG TTTTTTTACAGGTGCCCAAAAAGTTCTTTCACGGAAGCATGATACAGATTTTGTTCATTCCTCTATGTCTTGGTGTCATACTCTACATAATTTTGAACTTCAAGCTTTCCTCAAG GGCAAAGAACATCTTCTGCCTGAACGTTCCCACACCAGCTGCTTTCTTCCAGCCTCTCtacaccttgcacaatgggaatTTTAAG GACTGGATTGGACCTAATGAGACATGTGGCCAGCTCAGAAGAGATGAGGCTAACAACCCAAGCAAAGTGACTGGGGATGGAGTTCCTGGTCTAGGTGCTCATGATATCATTTCCCAGCTCTCCTTCAAGTCACTGGCAAAGACCGAAATGATTCCTCAGGAGGACCTTTGTGGCCCTGCCTCCAGGCCTGACCAGCAGTACCTCCGGAGCAGGTATGTGAGTGCGGAAGAGGTGGAAGCCAGGCTGCCATCATTGTTCCTACAAAATCACACTGGTGATGCAGGTGCCCTGGACTTCTCTGAAACAAGCAAAACCAACCTTGGCAGCCCAGACGTGAGTGGGAACGATCCCCCATACTTACAGGACGGTCAGGGTGACTCCTTTATGCCACAGGAGTCTCTGGAGCTGGAAAGTTTGTCCTTCTGTAGTAATGACTATTGCACCTTGTGTGGCAGTGACTCCACAGGTGGCCCAATTCCTGCTGAACTGCTACAGCTCACCGAGAAGGAGGGTCAGGTCAAGCATTAG